The following nucleotide sequence is from Prosthecobacter sp..
CGGCGAAAAAGCTGATTTGGAGCCGATTCTGGCCGCTGCGATGAAAGCAGCTCCAAAACCAACCCTCGATGCTCTCCGTGTTATTTCCGTCGCGATCTCACGGCACGGTGAGCCCGCTCAAAAAGACAAACTGCATGCTTGGGCTGCCTATCCAGCTCGTGAAACCTTTCTCAACCGAGAACTCTGCCGTCTGCTGGTCTATTTGAAATCACCGAAGGTCATTGAAAAGAGCATGCCGTTGCTCAAAGCGGCCACAACCTCGGAAGACCTGCTGTTTTACCCCTTCATGCTGCGCTATCTCAAAGACGGCTGGACGCTGGAACAGCGGAAGGTCGCATTCGAGGCGCTGAACAAGGCGGAGAAGATGAACGGGGCTTCGACCTTCTTCAAAGCCATCAGCGACACACGCAGCGAGCTGGCGGCGGCGTTGAAGCCGGAGGAGGCGGTGACACTGGCGACGCTCATTCATCCGCCGAAGCCCGCAGCGCTTTCGCCGCATGCGCTGCCGGGGCACACGTTCAAGAACTGGAAGATGGAGGATCTGGAACCGCTGCTGGCAAAGATGGATGCGAAGACACGCAACCGCGACAACGCGAAGGACGCGCTGATCCGCACGCAATGCGTGTTCTGCCATCGGGTGAGCAATGATCCCACGCTGCCCGCCGGTGTCACCGGCCCGGATCTGGTGCAGGTGTCGGCACGCTTCAACCGCCGCGACCTGTTGGACCATATTTTGAACCCCTCGAAGTTCATCGACGAGAAATTCCGCTACGTAACGGTCAAAACGAGCGATGGAAAAACGATCACGGGCAGTCTGGAGAGCGAAGATGACGAACGTGTCGTGCTGCGGCCCAATCCGCTCGCGCCGGAAAAGAGCGAGATCGCGAAGGCGATGATCAAGGAACGCACGATCTCCGAAATTTCGCCGATGCCCGCCGGTCTGCTGAATTCGCTGAAGGCGGAGCAGATTCTCGACCTGCTGGCGTGGTTTGAGACGATGAAGTAGCGCGGTTGACAGCCAATCACGCGCTTCCCATACTCGCCTACCATGCTCTCCCAACCCAAACCATCGCTGCTGCCGCGAATCGCGCGGCTGGTGGTCGTGGGAGCGATCTGCCTCTCGCTCGGCATGCACTGGGCGCTGCTGCAAGGGATCGCGTGGACGGGGATGCTGATTTCGTTCGCGAGCGAGGGAACGGTCATCGAGGCGGTGGAAAAGACCTTCGACGGCCAGCATGGCTGCGCGCTGTGCGCGAAGGTGAAGGAAGGCCGTGATTCCAATCAAAAGCAGCCGCAGCAGGCGGGGCAGTCCTTGAAGAAGATCGACGCAGTGCTGGTGGAGGTCACGAGACTGGTCGCTCCTGCGGGAGAAAGAATTTCATTCGCGATGATTCGCGAGTTGATGGTGAAACGAAACGAGATGCCGGAGACGCCGCCGCCACGACGCGGGCTGGCTTGAGCCTGTAGATCGAACTTCCAAGTTCGATCCATCGAACCGCCGGACTGGTCCATTCTCCGAAGCTTTCTGCGAAGGATGAAAAAGTCCGGCCTACAAAACAGCGCATGCCGCCATTCTTGCGGCTGCCTTTCTCCCCCTCTCGCTTTCATGAAACCATTTCCCATTCTCATTTTACTCTCACTCTCCGGCGCTGCGCTCGCGCAGACCGCCTCCACGAAAAAAACCACGACCCAGCTCAACGAAGTCGTCATCACGGCGGACAAAGAGTCGCCTTCCCTCACGGTTCCGAGCCTTGAGGCCCGCAAAGAACAGATCGCGCAAACCGTCCCTGGCGGCGCGGGCGTCGTCGATGCGGAGGATTACAAGCGTGGTCGCGCCAGCACGCTGAAGGACGCGCTCGATTTCGCGCCGGGCGTGCTGATTCAATCACGCTTCGGCGCGGAGGAATCACGCCTTTCGATCCGTGGCAGCGGCATCCAGCGCACCTTCCACGGGCGCGGCATCTGGCTGATGCAGGATGGCGTGCCGTTGAACCTCGCCGATGGCGGCTTTGACATGCAGGCCATCGAGCCGTTGTCTTCCAATTACATCGAGGTTTATCGCGGGGCAAACGCTCTGCAATATGGCGCGACGACTCTGGGCGGCGCGATCAATTTCATCTCGCAGACCGGTCACACGGCCAGTCCGTTCCAGTCGCGCTTTGAGATCGGCAGCTTCAACACGCGGCGCGCGCAAATCTCCTCCGGCTTCGTGAGCGGGGACATGGATGTGTATGCGAGCATCAGCGCCTCGCAGACGGACGGCTTCCGTGACTACAGCGAGCAGGAAAGCCTGCGCATCTTTGCCAATATCGGCACGAAGCTCAGCGCAAACCTCGAAAATCGCTTCTACCTCACTTGGGTGGACAGCAAGTCGCAGCTTCCGGGCTCACTGCTCAAAACCGAGCTGAATGCCAATCCCGAGATCGCCGCACCAGGTGCGCAGGTGCCGCTGGTGCCAGGTGGAGCGGGGTATCAACGCCGTGATTACCAGCTCTTCCGCCTCGCCAACAAGCTGACCTTCTCCGACGGCGACAACTCGCTGGCGCTCTCCCTGTTCTGGTCGTGGAAAGACCTCGATCATCCGATTTTCCAGGTGATCGACCAGCTCAGCAACGACATCGGCTTCGACCTGCGTTACGACGGGCACAATCATCTCCTCGGACTGAACAACGGCCTGACCGTGGGTCTTGGCTTCATGTATGGGAACACCGAGGACAACCGCTACGCGAACGTGGCCGGCAATCGCGGCGCCCTGCTGGCGCAGAACCGGACGCAGTCGATGAACCTGAACTTCTACTTTCAGGACCAGCTTCATCTCACGGACACCCTGTCGTTCATCTTCGGTTCTTCAGTCACCTATGCGAACCGCGATTTGAATGAGGAATTGCTCTTCGGTCTGAACAACACCGACCGGCAGGAGTTCTGGGGCTTCAGTCCGAAGCTGGGACTGCTGTGGGACATCACGCCGAAGTCGCAGGTCTATTTCAATGCCAGCCGCAGCTTCGAGCCGCCTTCATTTGGCGAACTGACCGCCATTGGCGCCGGTTTTCCTTCACTGGTGTCTCTGCGGCCGCAGACGGCCACGACATTGGAAATTGGCACACGTGGCGAGGCAGATCGCATCGCCTGGGACTTCAGCTACTACTACGCATGGCTGGATGACGAGATGCTCACGCTCGGCGTGCCGGGCAATGCCACGCTGACGACGAACGCGGGCCGCACGATCCACCAGGGCATCGAATTCGCGCTCAATGCCGATCTGTGGCGCAATCTGACCACGGCATCCGCCGAGGATTATGACCGCCTCGTGCTGCGGCAGAACTTTCTGTGGAATGACTTCCGCTTCGCCCGTGACGCGCGCTGGGGAGACCGCATGCTGCCGGGCATCCCACCGTTCTACTATCGTGCGGAGCTGCTGTATGAGCATCCCTGCGGCTTTTACTTCGGCCCGAACGTGGAATGGTCGCCGCGCCGCTTCGCCGCCGATCTGGCGCGCACGACTTTTGCCGATCCATATGCCCTGCTCGGCTTGAAGCTCGGCTACCGCACCAAGAAGGGCGTCTCCTTCTTCGTCGAGGTACGCAATCTCACGGATGAAACCTACGCGCCTACCACCGGCGTCGTGCAGGATGCCTCCATCGCTCCCACCCCCTTCAATCCACGACCCGGCGCCGTCTTCATGCCGGGTGATGGCCGTGCGTTTTACGCCGGTGTCGAGTTTAAATGGTAGCGGCTGCGCCACCGCGTAGAGCAAAGGGCGAAGGGCGTAGAGACGCGAATCGCCCTTTGCCTGCGCTTCAATTTTCTGTCCCTTTGCCCTTTGCCCTCTGCTCTTCGCCCTTCGCTCATGAATCCAAAGCTCCTCCGCAAACTCCATCGCTGGCTCGGCCTCGTGTTCAGCCTCTCCGTGCTCATCGCCTCCGGCAGCGGCGTCCTGCACAATGTCATGACGCGCACGCAGGCTCCGCCACCGCAGGCAAAGCCTTCCGGCGGTGGCATGGATGTGAACGCGATCAAGCTCAGCGTCGCCGAAGCGGTGTCGAAGATCAGCGAGGCCAATCCCGAAGTGCAGGCCGTGAACCTACGCGGCATCGGCGGCCAGCCGTGGTATCAGATTTACACCAAGACCTCACGCGGACCGCAGTACGTCAGCGCGATCGATGGCAAGGTCGATTCATCTCGCGATGAAGCCTACGCCGCCGAGATCGTGAAAAATTTCCTCGCCGGCTCCGAGGTGAAGAAGACGGACTTCCTCACCAGCTTCAACAGCGAATACATCAACATCTTCCGCATCCTGCCGGTGTATCGTTTCGACATCGGCGATGCGCTGGAGACACGCGTCTATGTCTCGACCACGACTGGCAGTGTCACGCGTCACACCGACAAGCAGCGCCAGTTTGAGGCCACGATCTTCACGAACTTCCACAAGCTCGGCTTCATCCCGGACAAAAACCTGCGCGA
It contains:
- a CDS encoding TonB-dependent receptor, translated to MKPFPILILLSLSGAALAQTASTKKTTTQLNEVVITADKESPSLTVPSLEARKEQIAQTVPGGAGVVDAEDYKRGRASTLKDALDFAPGVLIQSRFGAEESRLSIRGSGIQRTFHGRGIWLMQDGVPLNLADGGFDMQAIEPLSSNYIEVYRGANALQYGATTLGGAINFISQTGHTASPFQSRFEIGSFNTRRAQISSGFVSGDMDVYASISASQTDGFRDYSEQESLRIFANIGTKLSANLENRFYLTWVDSKSQLPGSLLKTELNANPEIAAPGAQVPLVPGGAGYQRRDYQLFRLANKLTFSDGDNSLALSLFWSWKDLDHPIFQVIDQLSNDIGFDLRYDGHNHLLGLNNGLTVGLGFMYGNTEDNRYANVAGNRGALLAQNRTQSMNLNFYFQDQLHLTDTLSFIFGSSVTYANRDLNEELLFGLNNTDRQEFWGFSPKLGLLWDITPKSQVYFNASRSFEPPSFGELTAIGAGFPSLVSLRPQTATTLEIGTRGEADRIAWDFSYYYAWLDDEMLTLGVPGNATLTTNAGRTIHQGIEFALNADLWRNLTTASAEDYDRLVLRQNFLWNDFRFARDARWGDRMLPGIPPFYYRAELLYEHPCGFYFGPNVEWSPRRFAADLARTTFADPYALLGLKLGYRTKKGVSFFVEVRNLTDETYAPTTGVVQDASIAPTPFNPRPGAVFMPGDGRAFYAGVEFKW
- a CDS encoding PepSY domain-containing protein, producing the protein MNPKLLRKLHRWLGLVFSLSVLIASGSGVLHNVMTRTQAPPPQAKPSGGGMDVNAIKLSVAEAVSKISEANPEVQAVNLRGIGGQPWYQIYTKTSRGPQYVSAIDGKVDSSRDEAYAAEIVKNFLAGSEVKKTDFLTSFNSEYINIFRILPVYRFDIGDALETRVYVSTTTGSVTRHTDKQRQFEATIFTNFHKLGFIPDKNLRDLVLTVLTFGIFLVACLGIALFFATRPKKR